One window from the genome of Leuconostoc suionicum encodes:
- a CDS encoding dimethylarginine dimethylaminohydrolase family protein, with translation MKINVYNEYGPLKEVIIGDATKLFFPDTHEIEQEEHTAKWKQFVTKHIYTVLRGKKVPNFIAKKFQNELAEFKKILESNGVKVHTVDAVTPTKQDPYGMGQMYARDSTMSVGEHLIEGNVQIEMRKIERRGYQRIVEAIKKNNQVHTLNQKDKIYLEGGDVIVNYPNVFVGIGKYASNMAGVKWLQSILDKDFENNIVDQPWKVIPVYLNDDAILHLDCCMTIIGPKTAIIHKPVLKDLPNELKDYKFIDIDAKTRKEMGGNVLVIGPKKVIVQKRHTALQEALKREGYTVIPIVFTWHSLLDGALRCASCPLVREKL, from the coding sequence ATGAAAATAAATGTTTATAACGAATACGGTCCATTAAAAGAAGTCATTATTGGGGATGCAACAAAGTTGTTTTTTCCAGACACGCATGAAATTGAACAAGAAGAGCATACAGCAAAATGGAAGCAATTTGTTACAAAGCATATTTATACAGTTTTGCGTGGCAAAAAAGTACCAAATTTTATTGCTAAAAAATTTCAAAATGAATTAGCGGAATTTAAAAAAATTCTAGAATCAAATGGTGTTAAAGTACATACTGTTGATGCAGTAACGCCGACGAAACAGGATCCTTATGGTATGGGACAAATGTATGCCCGAGATAGTACAATGAGTGTTGGTGAACATTTAATTGAGGGTAATGTTCAAATTGAGATGCGAAAAATTGAACGCCGTGGCTATCAAAGAATTGTTGAAGCTATTAAAAAGAACAATCAAGTTCACACGTTAAATCAGAAAGACAAAATATATCTTGAGGGTGGCGATGTAATCGTCAATTATCCAAATGTATTTGTTGGTATTGGTAAGTATGCAAGTAATATGGCTGGTGTGAAATGGTTACAAAGTATTTTAGACAAGGATTTTGAAAATAATATTGTTGATCAACCATGGAAAGTTATTCCTGTGTATTTAAATGATGATGCCATTCTACACTTAGATTGTTGTATGACGATTATTGGTCCCAAAACAGCAATAATTCACAAGCCTGTATTAAAGGATTTACCAAACGAACTTAAAGATTATAAGTTTATTGATATAGACGCCAAAACTCGAAAAGAAATGGGTGGCAACGTCTTGGTGATTGGGCCTAAAAAAGTTATTGTACAAAAGAGACATACAGCTTTGCAAGAAGCTTTGAAACGAGAAGGTTATACCGTTATTCCTATTGTATTTACTTGGCATTCACTACTAGATGGTGCCTTGAGATGCGCTTCTTGTCCATTAGTCAGAGAAAAATTATAA
- the ribD gene encoding bifunctional diaminohydroxyphosphoribosylaminopyrimidine deaminase/5-amino-6-(5-phosphoribosylamino)uracil reductase RibD, producing the protein MNDLTWMNLAAHEAARGLPYKTFENPRVGAVLVKKNKIIATGYHAEFGKEHAEINAFNHVKDKNQVLGATLYVTLEPCASRGKVGSCAETIKGWGLHRVVIGKKDPNPTNNSKGIKILKAAGLIVDVLNTTEYQLINPAFDFFFNKQLPYVQLKLVTSQNGLVTKIVGEQTKLTDYLADVDVHKERASKSAIMIGSETMLIDHPKLTVRYIDINHRQPMKIVIDRRGRLRDTDFNFSDNWLIYTENINFANQCAYAKLVSDGLKGVLIDLAKQHIQSVMVEGGPSLIYSFLKQNLWQEMLIYTTNKILPEGGLKGISFNQKPQKQLYVGNAVKKIYVNNQGRV; encoded by the coding sequence ATGAATGATTTAACATGGATGAATTTGGCTGCGCATGAAGCAGCCAGGGGATTACCCTACAAAACTTTTGAAAACCCTAGAGTCGGTGCGGTTCTTGTCAAAAAGAATAAGATTATTGCCACTGGATATCACGCAGAATTTGGAAAAGAGCATGCGGAAATCAATGCCTTTAACCACGTAAAAGATAAGAACCAGGTTTTAGGAGCAACACTTTATGTTACATTAGAACCTTGTGCTTCGCGTGGGAAGGTTGGGTCTTGTGCAGAAACGATTAAAGGATGGGGATTGCATCGTGTTGTGATTGGTAAAAAGGATCCTAATCCTACAAATAATAGTAAAGGTATTAAAATTTTAAAAGCAGCTGGGCTCATTGTAGATGTTTTAAATACGACAGAATATCAACTTATTAATCCGGCTTTCGATTTTTTTTTCAACAAGCAATTACCCTATGTTCAGTTAAAATTAGTAACGTCTCAAAATGGACTTGTTACTAAAATAGTTGGAGAACAGACGAAACTAACAGATTATTTAGCAGATGTTGATGTTCATAAAGAACGTGCATCTAAGAGTGCAATTATGATAGGCAGCGAAACAATGCTGATCGATCACCCTAAATTAACAGTTAGATATATTGACATTAATCACAGACAACCAATGAAAATAGTGATTGATCGACGTGGACGTTTAAGAGATACAGATTTTAATTTCTCGGATAATTGGTTAATATATACCGAAAATATAAATTTTGCAAACCAATGCGCCTATGCCAAATTAGTATCTGACGGGCTAAAAGGCGTATTAATAGATTTAGCTAAACAGCATATTCAATCTGTGATGGTTGAAGGCGGGCCAAGCTTGATTTATTCATTTTTGAAACAAAATTTATGGCAAGAAATGTTGATTTATACCACAAATAAAATATTACCTGAGGGCGGACTAAAAGGAATATCTTTCAATCAAAAACCACAAAAGCAGCTGTATGTTGGTAATGCTGTCAAAAAAATATATGTAAACAATCAAGGGAGAGTGTAA
- a CDS encoding riboflavin synthase, with the protein MFTGITQEVGHLISLHHRNDKEMRLKIAASEDYFSDSRVGDSIMVDGICLTINRLESNFAEFDIMVPTFETTIVKFYHVGQKVNLEKALLVSNRFDGHFVLGHVDQTAEVVKKEYSEETTLLTFKLADYQLINQIVNKGSVTISGVSLTIVQTKDDVFQVGLIPLTLTKTTLGLLCEHDLVNVETDILAKYLMKGK; encoded by the coding sequence ATGTTTACAGGCATTACACAAGAAGTTGGCCATTTGATAAGCCTCCATCATCGTAATGATAAAGAAATGCGCTTAAAAATTGCTGCATCCGAAGACTATTTTTCTGATAGCAGAGTAGGCGATAGCATTATGGTTGATGGTATTTGTTTAACAATTAATCGGCTAGAATCAAATTTTGCTGAATTCGACATTATGGTACCGACTTTTGAAACGACCATTGTTAAATTTTATCATGTTGGGCAAAAAGTAAACTTGGAGAAAGCACTTTTAGTTTCCAACCGATTTGATGGTCATTTTGTTTTGGGTCATGTAGATCAGACGGCTGAAGTAGTCAAGAAAGAGTACAGTGAAGAAACCACATTGTTAACTTTTAAATTAGCAGACTATCAGCTAATAAATCAGATTGTCAATAAAGGTTCAGTTACTATATCAGGTGTGAGCCTGACTATTGTTCAAACAAAAGACGATGTATTTCAAGTCGGTCTAATACCACTCACATTAACCAAAACAACTTTGGGATTATTATGTGAACATGATTTGGTCAATGTTGAAACCGATATTTTGGCGAAATATTTAATGAAAGGAAAATAA
- the ribB gene encoding 3,4-dihydroxy-2-butanone-4-phosphate synthase — MTSSTEKIKTAVKELKKGKLIILSDDKNREHEGDLVGLASFATAATVNEALSIARGVLAVPMTKSRADELGLDQMTTHNSEKFGTKFTVSVDHIDSTTGVSAYERAATIKNLANLSTTSADFETPGHIFPLVAEDGGVLTRQGHTEGAVELAKIAGVPPVAYIIEVLAQDGTMAREKELKELAQKHDIFQLSMQDLINYRENQKLAGIDEGATVYLPTQYGDFHLTEFSVNDEEKSDLLIQSSRSFDQIPLVRLHSECLTGEIFSSKRCECGPQLRETLKIINKQGGALVYLRQEGRGIGLHEKLKSYVLQENKFDTYDANVHLGHLPDERDYKKAAEILKISGLTKIRLLTNNPDKVQSLIEEGIEVTEQVPLITGINDTNKQYMQTKKKKFNHKL; from the coding sequence ATGACAAGTAGTACAGAAAAAATTAAAACAGCAGTTAAAGAGCTGAAAAAAGGTAAGCTGATTATTTTGAGCGATGACAAAAATAGAGAACATGAAGGAGACTTGGTCGGTTTAGCATCATTTGCGACGGCAGCTACAGTCAATGAAGCCCTTTCAATTGCAAGGGGCGTTCTAGCTGTGCCAATGACTAAATCTCGTGCTGATGAACTCGGGTTAGATCAAATGACGACGCATAATTCTGAAAAATTTGGAACAAAGTTCACTGTGAGTGTTGATCATATTGACAGCACGACGGGTGTTTCTGCGTATGAACGTGCTGCCACAATCAAAAATTTGGCTAATTTAAGTACAACATCCGCTGACTTTGAGACGCCAGGTCATATTTTTCCATTAGTCGCTGAAGATGGTGGCGTACTGACACGACAGGGACATACTGAGGGAGCTGTTGAGTTAGCTAAAATAGCTGGTGTGCCACCCGTGGCGTATATAATAGAAGTTTTGGCACAAGACGGAACAATGGCCCGAGAAAAAGAACTTAAAGAATTAGCGCAAAAACACGATATATTTCAATTATCAATGCAGGATCTAATTAATTATCGAGAGAATCAAAAACTAGCAGGCATTGATGAGGGGGCAACGGTATATTTACCAACTCAATATGGTGATTTTCATTTGACGGAGTTCAGCGTGAATGATGAAGAAAAATCGGACTTGCTCATTCAAAGCAGTCGTAGTTTTGATCAAATTCCCTTAGTTCGCTTACACTCCGAGTGCTTAACCGGCGAAATATTTAGTTCAAAACGTTGCGAATGCGGTCCTCAATTGAGAGAAACGCTCAAAATAATAAATAAGCAGGGTGGAGCTCTTGTTTATCTTCGTCAAGAAGGTCGTGGTATTGGACTCCATGAAAAACTAAAAAGTTATGTGTTGCAAGAAAATAAGTTTGATACGTATGATGCGAATGTTCACTTAGGGCATCTACCGGATGAACGGGACTATAAAAAGGCTGCCGAAATTCTGAAAATATCAGGATTAACGAAAATTCGCTTATTAACAAATAATCCGGATAAAGTGCAGTCGTTAATTGAGGAAGGTATTGAGGTTACTGAACAGGTACCCTTAATTACAGGCATTAATGACACGAATAAACAATACATGCAAACCAAAAAGAAAAAATTCAATCACAAGCTGTGA
- the ribH gene encoding 6,7-dimethyl-8-ribityllumazine synthase — MIYKAKLIDLKSKKIAIVVSKFNDLIVKQLLAGAQESLEMHGIDTGNIDIIWVPGALEIPMVAKKIAQDQKYDGIVTLGAVIKGDTAHYDLVINGVANGVSQISLSTDVPIVFGVLTTDTLEQAQQRSGAKSGNKGAEVALSLLELINIFDQIKSI; from the coding sequence TTGATTTATAAAGCTAAATTAATTGATCTAAAAAGTAAAAAAATTGCAATTGTTGTCAGTAAGTTTAATGATTTAATTGTTAAGCAACTCCTTGCTGGCGCGCAAGAATCTCTAGAAATGCATGGTATTGATACGGGTAATATTGATATTATTTGGGTGCCAGGAGCTTTGGAAATTCCAATGGTTGCCAAAAAAATAGCACAGGATCAAAAATATGATGGTATTGTAACACTTGGTGCTGTAATAAAAGGAGATACAGCTCATTATGACCTTGTCATTAATGGTGTTGCTAACGGTGTTTCTCAAATAAGTTTAAGTACCGATGTGCCAATTGTTTTTGGTGTGTTGACTACGGATACGTTAGAGCAAGCACAGCAACGGTCAGGGGCGAAATCAGGAAACAAAGGGGCCGAAGTTGCACTCAGCTTGTTGGAGCTTATTAATATCTTTGATCAAATAAAATCCATTTGA
- a CDS encoding DUF1349 domain-containing protein — MLKNFTWVNEPKKFTISSNNQLELITENGTDLWQRTHYGFSVTNAPMFMESVTSKNFTFSVKTAFQSNFLYDQCGIIVYIDNDNWAKFSSEFENTSFQRLGGVVTKSGYSDWATTDISSKINEIYYRINRQENDFIVEASYDGENYFQLRIFNLNYDEPITKISIGVYGCSPQGDGFKSTFTNFVLSENNN; from the coding sequence ATGCTCAAAAATTTCACATGGGTCAATGAACCTAAAAAGTTTACAATCTCATCAAATAATCAACTTGAACTGATTACAGAAAATGGCACAGATTTATGGCAAAGAACTCACTACGGGTTTAGTGTGACAAATGCACCGATGTTCATGGAATCAGTAACATCTAAAAATTTTACATTTTCAGTTAAAACAGCCTTCCAAAGTAATTTTTTATACGATCAATGTGGTATTATCGTCTATATTGATAATGATAATTGGGCAAAGTTTTCTAGTGAATTTGAAAACACATCTTTCCAACGATTAGGTGGCGTTGTAACTAAGTCAGGCTATTCTGATTGGGCAACAACTGATATTTCTTCAAAAATAAACGAAATTTATTATAGAATTAATCGTCAAGAAAATGATTTTATTGTTGAAGCCTCATATGATGGAGAAAACTATTTTCAGCTTCGAATTTTTAACCTCAATTATGATGAACCTATCACAAAAATCAGCATAGGTGTCTATGGATGCAGTCCCCAAGGAGATGGATTTAAATCTACATTTACTAATTTTGTTTTATCTGAAAATAATAACTAA
- a CDS encoding cation-translocating P-type ATPase yields the protein MEAFRRGVKETITAHHVDMGKGLDAEQVSKNREKYGANVFVAEKKVSLLKKILISLNDVATIILLIAAVISFVATYLENTGNYFESLLIIGIVVINSVLSIVQEGKAEDSLEALQNLNRTQVKVLRDGQIDQIDADDVVLGDVLVVENGSAIAADARLIEAIELQAEESALTGESLPVEKNADATFKPDDEVGLGERITMVYRGTTIVNGHGRAIVTAVGMQTEMGKIASLLSNESKIPLTPLQRRLVQLGKNISWVAIGAAVVVLGLGIYQGMDLKHIFLTAISLAVAVVPETLAVIVTMTLALGVQRIAQKHAIIRRLPAVETLGTTNVIASDKTGTLTQNKMTVRKVWQEEQDHLTDISDGLDDATKEVLFLAAISTNVSVKTVEGQTVYDGLPTEVALVRAINEEATREELLEKYPLVEQIPFNSTKKRMTTVHKQPEGGYIAITKGAFDVLLPMIKHGNRDKAESVNKTFGGQALRVLTIAKRTFDVMPEVPTQEFYEQDLTLVGLVGIIDPPRPESAPAVEKARLAGVRTIMITGDHVETASAIAREIGILRTGDQTITGSELAKLSDKELDDNVQQYSVYARVTPTDKIRIIKSWQRQDATIAMTGDGVNDAPALKAADVGISMGETGTDVAREASDIILTDDNFATIINAISEGRGVYVKVRKTINFLLSANISELLVILIAMLLGWGSPLLPVHLLFINLVSDGLPGFALSREPMLTNVMNEPPMPKNTKLFAQGLGRQIGLNAALFAIVTLVAIWVGQNVVFGGLQANEQIGQTMAFTILSLTSIFHVFNIRSEKTLFAISYRANPSLVNMAILATVITLVITLMPFTQTLFGLTALSLGHWIVIIVLSLAPTIVIELLKYVRPTLFKV from the coding sequence ATGGAAGCATTCCGAAGAGGTGTTAAGGAAACAATCACAGCGCACCACGTTGATATGGGGAAAGGCTTAGATGCTGAGCAAGTTTCTAAAAATCGTGAAAAATACGGTGCCAACGTTTTTGTAGCTGAAAAAAAAGTTTCATTGTTGAAAAAAATCTTAATCAGCCTAAATGATGTTGCTACAATCATTTTGCTAATTGCGGCGGTTATTTCGTTTGTTGCTACGTACTTAGAAAATACGGGGAACTATTTTGAAAGTCTCTTAATTATTGGTATTGTCGTTATTAATTCGGTCTTATCAATTGTTCAGGAAGGAAAAGCTGAGGATTCATTAGAAGCCTTGCAAAACCTCAATCGAACGCAAGTTAAAGTTTTACGTGATGGACAGATAGACCAAATTGACGCGGATGATGTTGTTCTTGGGGATGTATTGGTTGTCGAAAATGGTAGCGCAATCGCCGCTGATGCCCGTTTAATTGAGGCTATTGAGCTTCAAGCTGAAGAGTCTGCTTTAACAGGTGAAAGTTTGCCGGTTGAAAAGAATGCAGATGCTACGTTTAAACCGGACGATGAAGTTGGCCTTGGAGAACGAATTACGATGGTATATCGTGGGACGACGATTGTTAACGGGCATGGACGAGCAATTGTTACAGCCGTTGGTATGCAGACTGAAATGGGTAAAATTGCCAGTCTACTTAGTAATGAGTCAAAAATTCCACTAACACCATTGCAAAGACGTTTAGTTCAATTAGGAAAAAACATTTCTTGGGTAGCTATAGGTGCCGCAGTGGTTGTGCTTGGGCTAGGTATTTATCAGGGTATGGATTTGAAGCACATCTTTTTGACAGCAATTTCGCTGGCCGTTGCGGTTGTTCCAGAAACATTAGCAGTAATTGTTACAATGACATTGGCGCTTGGCGTCCAACGAATCGCACAAAAGCATGCGATTATTCGACGGCTGCCAGCAGTAGAAACCTTGGGCACAACGAACGTCATTGCTTCCGATAAAACGGGGACATTAACACAAAACAAGATGACTGTTCGAAAGGTGTGGCAAGAGGAACAGGATCATTTGACCGATATTTCAGATGGCTTGGACGATGCTACTAAGGAAGTGTTATTTTTGGCAGCCATATCAACCAATGTTTCTGTTAAAACTGTTGAGGGACAGACTGTTTATGATGGTCTACCGACAGAAGTAGCGTTAGTAAGGGCTATTAATGAAGAAGCGACACGGGAAGAGTTGTTAGAAAAGTATCCGCTAGTAGAACAAATACCGTTTAATTCGACGAAAAAAAGAATGACTACCGTTCATAAGCAACCAGAAGGTGGCTACATTGCGATTACCAAAGGCGCATTTGATGTTTTGCTTCCAATGATTAAGCATGGGAATCGTGATAAAGCTGAAAGTGTTAACAAAACTTTTGGTGGACAGGCATTACGCGTTTTGACGATCGCTAAAAGAACATTTGATGTTATGCCGGAAGTGCCAACACAAGAATTTTATGAACAAGATTTGACATTGGTTGGGCTAGTTGGTATTATTGATCCGCCACGACCAGAATCGGCACCAGCGGTTGAAAAGGCTCGTCTTGCAGGTGTTAGAACAATTATGATCACCGGAGATCACGTTGAAACAGCTAGTGCAATTGCGCGTGAAATTGGCATTTTACGTACTGGAGATCAAACAATTACAGGTTCAGAATTAGCTAAATTATCAGACAAAGAGCTCGATGATAATGTTCAGCAGTATAGCGTGTATGCCCGTGTGACACCAACGGATAAAATTAGAATTATTAAATCATGGCAACGTCAAGATGCAACCATTGCGATGACTGGAGATGGTGTCAACGATGCTCCCGCATTAAAAGCAGCGGATGTCGGTATTTCGATGGGTGAGACAGGGACAGATGTTGCCCGTGAAGCTTCGGACATCATTTTGACAGACGATAATTTTGCGACGATTATTAATGCTATTTCTGAAGGACGTGGTGTTTATGTTAAAGTTCGAAAGACAATTAATTTCTTATTAAGTGCCAATATATCAGAGCTGTTAGTGATCTTGATAGCCATGTTGCTAGGATGGGGTTCACCACTGTTGCCCGTACACCTGTTGTTCATTAACTTGGTATCAGATGGTTTGCCAGGATTTGCTCTTAGTCGTGAGCCAATGTTAACCAACGTCATGAACGAACCGCCGATGCCTAAAAACACAAAGTTATTCGCACAAGGGCTAGGTCGTCAAATTGGCTTAAATGCTGCTTTGTTTGCGATTGTTACCTTGGTAGCCATCTGGGTTGGACAAAATGTTGTCTTTGGTGGTTTGCAAGCTAACGAGCAAATTGGTCAAACAATGGCTTTCACCATTCTGTCATTGACTTCTATATTCCACGTGTTCAATATTCGTTCAGAAAAGACGCTTTTTGCTATTAGTTATCGTGCTAATCCTTCTTTAGTTAACATGGCAATTTTAGCGACCGTAATTACCTTAGTGATCACGTTAATGCCATTTACACAGACGTTATTTGGTTTAACCGCGCTTTCATTAGGACACTGGATTGTGATTATAGTTCTTTCTTTAGCACCTACAATCGTTATTGAGTTGTTAAAGTATGTACGCCCAACATTGTTTAAAGTATAA
- a CDS encoding cation transporter, which yields MTQKKVEQRAFMVGLAMNLLMGSLGLFVYYLTQIQALFVDTYFTIMTLISGIAAIMISRFSVKTSKRFPQGHFMFEPMYAAFKSSMTLILLTTSTIQVSQKAYQYFVYHKGELLDLTPIIPYEIVMVILCLTISLFYSRQNRKIGGASTMLSAESKSTRIDSIMCGGIGLAAFLVLLIPKNSSLGFLLYTGDFFVTVLLVLFSITTPVKVLKNAFIEICGGRLIDEKIQNEFEVCLAKHLGRDIKMNECHIYKTGMYFSIKVMIDDTSEKINAALLRDKKSRILEELQTYYEFVHLEFVYV from the coding sequence ATGACTCAAAAAAAAGTTGAGCAACGCGCATTCATGGTTGGCTTGGCGATGAACTTACTTATGGGAAGTTTAGGGCTTTTCGTCTATTACTTGACTCAAATTCAAGCGTTGTTTGTAGACACATATTTCACAATCATGACTTTGATTTCAGGAATAGCAGCAATTATGATTTCAAGGTTCAGTGTTAAAACAAGTAAACGTTTTCCACAGGGACATTTTATGTTTGAGCCAATGTATGCGGCTTTTAAATCATCGATGACACTGATTCTATTGACTACTTCTACTATACAAGTTAGTCAGAAGGCATATCAGTACTTTGTTTACCATAAAGGAGAACTCTTAGATTTAACACCAATCATTCCGTATGAAATTGTCATGGTTATATTATGCTTAACAATTTCTCTATTTTACAGTCGTCAAAACCGTAAAATAGGAGGCGCAAGCACGATGTTATCCGCGGAGTCAAAAAGTACGCGCATAGATTCAATCATGTGTGGGGGCATAGGATTAGCAGCGTTCTTGGTGTTATTAATTCCAAAAAATTCTAGCTTGGGATTTTTATTATATACTGGTGATTTTTTTGTAACAGTGTTACTTGTTCTATTTTCAATTACAACACCAGTTAAAGTATTGAAAAATGCATTTATTGAAATTTGCGGGGGACGCTTGATTGATGAAAAGATTCAAAATGAATTTGAAGTTTGTCTAGCAAAGCATTTAGGACGTGACATTAAAATGAATGAATGCCATATTTACAAAACAGGGATGTATTTTTCCATAAAAGTAATGATTGATGATACAAGTGAAAAAATAAATGCAGCACTATTGCGAGATAAAAAAAGTCGGATTTTAGAAGAACTCCAAACATATTATGAATTTGTACATTTAGAATTTGTTTATGTTTAA
- a CDS encoding MFS transporter, which translates to MSQKNPHSKIFILAILSVSIMITTGTAISSALPEMAKSFPNISVAKIDMIATIQQFSVMVTLLLSGIISKKIGIKKTISIGLILTGVAGVFPLFSHNFSLILISRLIVGCGIGLFNSLAITIIDLFYEDPTRSEMLGFRSATEQIGVSILNIIVGMLVLINWHASFLIYLLAFPLLAFFLKVVPEPPIPETNSDKKQRINVSVIIMTLLLALMVACSTSVVIQIPNIVVTDLSKTGAVSSLIISVNTLMGMITGIFFGRVYGFVKKFVLPIGIIFMAIGSLVIVSYHSVLGATIGAIICGISYPLVGSYIFSLVNVIAPEGSETLANSTLLIGANLGSFSTPFFLSELGKLNSLTTQAGPFLTIFWLLIILTVIILIYQLFFQKKTNNQL; encoded by the coding sequence TTGAGTCAGAAGAACCCTCACTCAAAAATTTTTATCCTAGCTATCTTATCAGTCTCTATCATGATCACAACAGGTACAGCCATTTCATCTGCTTTACCTGAAATGGCAAAAAGTTTTCCAAATATTTCTGTTGCAAAAATTGATATGATTGCAACCATACAACAGTTTTCAGTCATGGTGACTCTACTATTGTCTGGTATTATATCTAAAAAAATTGGTATCAAAAAGACCATTTCAATTGGTTTAATTTTAACAGGAGTAGCCGGTGTTTTTCCTCTTTTTTCTCACAATTTTTCATTAATACTGATTTCTAGATTAATTGTAGGCTGTGGCATTGGTTTATTCAATTCATTGGCTATCACAATTATAGATTTGTTTTACGAAGATCCAACTCGATCAGAAATGTTAGGTTTTCGTTCTGCTACAGAACAAATTGGTGTGTCAATTCTTAACATAATAGTTGGTATGCTAGTCCTTATTAATTGGCACGCATCCTTTCTAATCTACCTTCTGGCTTTTCCATTGTTAGCTTTCTTCTTAAAAGTTGTACCTGAACCGCCCATCCCAGAAACTAACAGTGATAAAAAACAGCGAATTAATGTTTCAGTTATTATCATGACTTTATTACTTGCCTTAATGGTTGCATGTTCTACTTCTGTTGTTATTCAAATCCCAAACATTGTTGTGACGGATCTCTCGAAAACCGGAGCCGTTTCCAGTTTAATTATTTCAGTCAACACCCTCATGGGCATGATTACTGGTATATTTTTTGGGCGCGTTTATGGCTTTGTCAAGAAATTTGTTTTACCTATAGGCATTATATTTATGGCCATTGGTTCTCTTGTCATTGTTTCTTATCACAGTGTTTTGGGCGCAACTATTGGCGCAATTATTTGTGGTATATCTTACCCTCTCGTTGGATCTTATATCTTCTCATTGGTTAATGTTATCGCACCAGAAGGTTCCGAGACATTAGCCAACTCAACGCTTTTGATTGGTGCCAATTTGGGATCATTCTCAACTCCATTTTTTCTAAGTGAATTAGGTAAACTTAATTCTTTAACAACTCAAGCAGGACCTTTCTTAACAATATTTTGGTTGTTAATTATTCTTACAGTGATTATTTTGATTTATCAGCTATTTTTTCAGAAGAAAACAAACAATCAACTGTAA